The Xanthomonas indica genome has a segment encoding these proteins:
- a CDS encoding amino acid permease, whose amino-acid sequence MSFLFRRKSLDLVTVHEAGRRLVPSLSWPHLVALGIGAIVGTGIYTLIGVGAQLAGPAVLVSFAVAGAICACAALAYAEMATMMPAAGSAYTYSYVALGEAIAWVVGWSLILEYSLVVSTVAVGWSGYFVGFLHWASAQSGMDLNLPAALTAGPHAGGIVNLPAVLITFAVAGLLMAGTKESATLNAVLVVLKLIALGIFVAVALPAFQSANLHPFMPYGFPKTVGADGVAHGVMAAAAIIFFAFYGFDAISTAAEETKNPKRDLAIGIVGSMIGCTLIYILVALAAVGAMRYDVFGASAEPLALILRELGHGKAAAAIGVVAVIALPTVLLAFLYGQSRIFFVMSRDGLLPRGLSKVNARTGTPVATTLFTAVLVAALAGVARLDEIAALANAGTLAAFIAVAACMLVLRRREPGRARTFRTPLAWLVGPLAIGGCLYLFWSLPHTTQLWFGLWNVLGVVAYLLYGRRNSLLQRAPQTPR is encoded by the coding sequence GCTCGACCTGGTCACCGTCCACGAGGCCGGCCGCCGGCTGGTGCCCTCGCTGAGCTGGCCGCATCTGGTGGCGCTGGGCATCGGCGCGATCGTCGGCACCGGCATCTACACCTTGATCGGGGTCGGCGCGCAGTTGGCCGGGCCGGCGGTGCTGGTGTCGTTCGCGGTGGCCGGGGCGATCTGCGCCTGCGCCGCGCTGGCCTACGCGGAGATGGCGACGATGATGCCGGCCGCCGGCAGCGCCTATACCTACAGCTACGTCGCGCTCGGCGAGGCGATCGCCTGGGTGGTGGGCTGGAGCCTGATCCTGGAGTACTCGCTGGTGGTCAGCACGGTGGCGGTGGGCTGGTCCGGCTACTTCGTCGGCTTCCTGCACTGGGCCAGCGCGCAAAGCGGCATGGATCTGAATCTGCCGGCGGCGCTGACCGCCGGACCGCATGCCGGCGGCATCGTCAACCTGCCGGCGGTGCTGATCACCTTCGCCGTGGCTGGCCTGCTGATGGCCGGCACCAAGGAGAGCGCCACCCTCAACGCGGTGCTGGTGGTGCTGAAGCTGATCGCCCTGGGCATCTTCGTGGCGGTGGCGCTGCCGGCGTTCCAGAGCGCCAACCTGCATCCGTTCATGCCCTACGGCTTCCCCAAGACGGTCGGCGCCGACGGCGTGGCGCACGGGGTGATGGCCGCGGCGGCGATCATCTTCTTCGCCTTCTACGGCTTCGATGCGATTTCCACCGCCGCCGAGGAAACCAAGAACCCCAAGCGCGACCTGGCGATCGGCATCGTCGGCTCGATGATCGGCTGCACCCTGATCTACATCCTGGTGGCGCTGGCCGCGGTCGGCGCCATGCGCTACGACGTGTTCGGCGCCAGCGCCGAGCCGCTGGCGCTGATCCTGCGCGAACTCGGCCACGGCAAGGCGGCGGCGGCGATCGGCGTGGTCGCGGTGATCGCGCTGCCGACCGTGCTGCTGGCGTTCCTGTACGGGCAGAGCCGGATCTTCTTCGTGATGTCGCGCGACGGCCTGCTGCCGCGCGGGCTGTCCAAGGTCAACGCACGCACCGGCACGCCGGTGGCCACCACCCTGTTCACCGCGGTGCTGGTAGCGGCGCTGGCCGGCGTGGCGCGGCTGGACGAGATCGCCGCGCTGGCCAATGCCGGCACCCTGGCCGCGTTCATCGCGGTGGCCGCGTGCATGCTGGTCCTGCGCCGCCGCGAACCCGGCCGCGCCCGCACCTTCCGCACGCCGCTGGCCTGGCTGGTCGGGCCGCTGGCGATCGGCGGCTGCCTGTACCTGTTCTGGAGCCTGCCGCATACCACGCAACTCTGGTTCGGGCTGTGGAACGTGCTGGGCGTGGTCGCCTACCTGCTGTACGGCCGCCGCAACAGCCTGCTGCAGCGTGCGCCGCAAACGCCGCGATGA
- a CDS encoding DUF6882 domain-containing protein translates to MSPHFRAALARHVGSAYARQLALADVLAERGWQVDLGEGRVRFGEDLSFPMQLLGTAAEASASWLWAWANTASQLPPALLADAAALRAHGEREGIAELAAPSSALGEDGGHHIALLAGALRGHCYYRAPYDGGALFFLLDDVPAAVFAPCDDARVLRLLGELPMQFALDHRAMSEGFLADQGYALQCAAAQTVATRGNARIVLEFDAQERLVRTQGQLASAPAAAAVTPKQALAWQFWKRKR, encoded by the coding sequence ATGAGTCCGCACTTCCGGGCAGCGCTGGCACGGCACGTCGGCAGCGCCTACGCCCGCCAGCTGGCCCTGGCCGACGTGCTGGCCGAGCGTGGCTGGCAGGTGGACCTGGGCGAAGGCCGGGTGCGTTTCGGCGAGGATCTGTCGTTTCCGATGCAGCTGCTGGGCACTGCCGCCGAGGCCAGCGCCAGCTGGTTGTGGGCCTGGGCCAACACCGCCAGCCAGCTTCCGCCGGCCCTGCTGGCCGACGCGGCCGCGTTGCGCGCGCACGGCGAGCGCGAGGGCATCGCCGAACTGGCCGCGCCGTCCTCGGCGCTGGGCGAGGACGGCGGCCACCACATCGCCCTGCTCGCCGGCGCGCTGCGCGGGCACTGCTACTACCGCGCGCCGTACGACGGCGGCGCGCTGTTCTTCCTGCTCGACGACGTCCCGGCCGCGGTCTTCGCACCGTGCGACGACGCCCGCGTGCTGCGCCTGCTCGGGGAACTGCCGATGCAGTTCGCGCTCGACCACCGCGCCATGAGCGAAGGCTTCCTGGCGGACCAGGGCTATGCGCTGCAGTGCGCCGCCGCGCAGACCGTGGCGACGCGGGGCAACGCCCGCATCGTCCTGGAGTTCGATGCACAGGAGCGGCTGGTCCGCACGCAAGGCCAACTGGCCTCGGCACCGGCCGCCGCGGCGGTCACGCCGAAGCAGGCACTGGCCTGGCAGTTCTGGAAACGCAAGCGTTGA
- a CDS encoding DUF2628 domain-containing protein — protein METPNLPQHAPLSPKWQFRFDFFDRHGAPSTPEYKAAFKALPFMDRLKINMNFFALFFGFIYFFILGMWRKALGLIGISLAVGIVAAFLPEVVGRCLGIAYSLLVGMAANYAYYLHLRKGSVSWNPFEGVRWW, from the coding sequence ATGGAAACCCCGAATCTCCCGCAACACGCCCCGCTCAGCCCCAAGTGGCAGTTCCGCTTCGACTTCTTCGACCGTCACGGTGCGCCCTCCACGCCCGAGTACAAGGCGGCATTCAAGGCGCTGCCGTTCATGGACCGGTTGAAGATCAACATGAACTTCTTCGCCCTGTTCTTCGGCTTCATCTACTTCTTCATCCTCGGCATGTGGCGCAAGGCGCTGGGGCTGATCGGCATCTCGCTGGCGGTGGGCATCGTCGCGGCATTCCTGCCCGAGGTGGTCGGCCGCTGCCTGGGCATCGCCTACTCGCTGCTGGTCGGCATGGCCGCCAACTACGCCTACTACCTGCACCTGCGCAAGGGCAGCGTCAGCTGGAACCCGTTCGAAGGCGTGCGTTGGTGGTAA
- a CDS encoding glycerate kinase — MKIVIAPDAFKESLSAAQAAAQIAAGFRSVFPEAEYVLLPFADGGEGTVDALVAGGGGRRVACTVTGPLGAPVAAEFGLSEDGGTALIEMAAASGLMLVPPPRRDPRLTGTRGVGELILAALDAGARRLLIGIGGSASNDGGAGMAQALGVRLLDAHGRDLAAGGAALGTLARIALDGLDPRLRDCTIEVACDVDNPLTGPTGASAVFGPQKGATPAMVAQLDAGLQHYAEAIERTLGVAVAQLPGAGAGGGIGAALVAFLGARLRPGVEIVAQALGLEAHLAGADLLVTGEGRLDGQSAQGKVPVGLARIARRHGVPVLAIAGGLGDGASALHAQGIDALFGAVQRVSTREAALADAADALRQAARNVAAAIALGQRLGDSRAQ; from the coding sequence ATGAAGATCGTCATCGCCCCGGACGCGTTCAAGGAAAGCCTGTCCGCGGCGCAGGCGGCCGCGCAGATCGCGGCGGGCTTCCGCAGCGTGTTCCCGGAGGCGGAGTATGTGTTGCTGCCGTTCGCCGACGGCGGCGAGGGTACGGTGGACGCGCTGGTCGCCGGCGGCGGTGGGCGCCGGGTCGCCTGCACTGTGACCGGGCCGCTGGGCGCGCCTGTGGCAGCGGAATTCGGCCTGAGCGAGGACGGCGGCACCGCCCTGATCGAGATGGCCGCGGCCAGCGGGCTGATGCTGGTGCCGCCGCCGCGGCGCGATCCACGCCTGACCGGCACCCGCGGCGTCGGCGAACTGATCCTGGCCGCCCTGGACGCCGGCGCGCGCCGGCTGCTGATCGGCATCGGCGGCAGCGCCAGCAACGATGGCGGCGCCGGCATGGCGCAGGCGCTGGGCGTGCGCCTGCTGGACGCGCACGGCCGCGACCTAGCTGCCGGCGGTGCCGCGCTGGGCACACTGGCGCGCATCGCACTGGACGGACTGGACCCGCGGCTGCGCGACTGCACGATCGAGGTCGCCTGCGACGTCGACAACCCGCTGACCGGGCCGACCGGCGCCTCGGCGGTGTTCGGGCCGCAGAAGGGCGCCACGCCGGCGATGGTCGCCCAGCTCGACGCCGGGTTGCAGCACTATGCCGAGGCGATCGAACGCACCCTGGGCGTGGCGGTGGCGCAGCTGCCCGGCGCCGGCGCGGGTGGCGGCATTGGCGCGGCCCTGGTCGCCTTCCTCGGCGCGCGCCTGCGGCCGGGTGTGGAGATCGTCGCGCAGGCGTTGGGGCTGGAAGCGCACCTGGCCGGCGCCGATCTGCTGGTCACCGGCGAGGGCCGCCTGGACGGGCAAAGCGCGCAGGGCAAGGTGCCGGTCGGCCTCGCCCGCATCGCCCGGCGCCATGGCGTGCCGGTGCTGGCCATCGCCGGTGGCCTGGGCGATGGAGCGTCGGCTCTGCATGCGCAGGGAATCGACGCGCTGTTCGGCGCGGTGCAGCGGGTGTCCACGCGCGAAGCCGCGCTGGCCGACGCCGCGGACGCCCTGCGCCAGGCAGCCCGCAACGTGGCCGCGGCGATCGCGCTGGGCCAGCGCCTGGGCGACTCCCGGGCGCAATAG
- a CDS encoding antibiotic biosynthesis monooxygenase family protein, whose protein sequence is MSHSNCVLELAVFTVKPDARERMPALRQQLRAALADFPGLLDYRAYAPLDGDDQFVDIAHWRDLASAQAAADAFASGDARFAPYAAAIADLQVMRHLAPA, encoded by the coding sequence ATGTCCCACTCCAATTGCGTCCTCGAACTCGCCGTGTTCACCGTCAAGCCCGACGCCCGCGAGCGCATGCCGGCGCTGCGCCAGCAACTGCGCGCTGCGCTTGCCGATTTTCCCGGCCTGCTCGATTACCGCGCGTATGCGCCGTTGGACGGCGACGACCAGTTCGTCGACATCGCGCACTGGCGCGACCTGGCCAGCGCACAGGCGGCGGCCGATGCCTTCGCCAGCGGCGATGCCCGCTTTGCTCCCTATGCCGCAGCCATCGCCGACCTGCAGGTGATGCGGCACCTGGCGCCAGCCTGA
- a CDS encoding YafY family protein: protein MRKAERLFQLVNLIRVRQPVTAAVLAAELGLSVRSIYRYLDDLSLGGIPVYGEAGIGYRLDPAFALPPLSLSGEEVEALQLAVEMLACSGGGQLQPAARSLLHKLQAALPMPAAVPRVARALRAVPVALPCWQALHAATAQRRSVRLRYRSLQGETSERAVLPLGLFHWGQHWTLGSWCGLRAAYRDFRLDRIEAVQPCAPPLPVPAHVALDAYLQHQRAAWAQRGH from the coding sequence ATGCGCAAGGCCGAGCGGCTGTTCCAACTGGTCAACCTGATCCGGGTGCGCCAGCCGGTGACGGCCGCCGTGCTTGCCGCCGAGTTGGGCCTGTCGGTCCGCAGCATCTACCGCTACCTCGACGATCTCTCGCTCGGCGGCATTCCGGTCTACGGCGAGGCCGGCATCGGCTATCGGCTGGACCCGGCGTTCGCCCTGCCGCCGCTGTCGCTGTCGGGCGAGGAAGTCGAGGCCTTGCAACTGGCGGTGGAGATGCTCGCCTGCAGCGGGGGCGGCCAGCTGCAGCCGGCCGCGCGGAGCCTGCTGCACAAGCTGCAGGCGGCCTTGCCGATGCCGGCGGCGGTGCCGCGGGTGGCACGCGCACTGCGCGCCGTGCCGGTGGCGTTGCCGTGCTGGCAGGCGCTGCACGCCGCTACCGCGCAGCGCCGGAGCGTGCGGCTGCGTTATCGCAGCCTGCAGGGCGAGACCAGCGAGCGCGCGGTGCTGCCGCTGGGGCTGTTCCACTGGGGGCAGCACTGGACGCTGGGCAGCTGGTGCGGGCTGCGCGCCGCGTATCGCGATTTCCGCCTGGATCGGATCGAGGCGGTACAGCCTTGCGCGCCGCCGTTGCCGGTACCGGCACACGTGGCGCTGGACGCGTATCTCCAGCACCAGCGCGCGGCCTGGGCGCAGCGCGGTCACTGA
- a CDS encoding class I SAM-dependent rRNA methyltransferase, giving the protein MNSPLPVVRLKNAWRSSHPWIFQKLVEKPAAKPKPGALVDVVGVDGAWVGRGFYNGHSRIAVRILETHPDIAVDEHWFARKIAEAVSLRRDVLKLDAVSDAWRVVHAEGDGLSGLVVDRYGDLLVVEFFSAGMFRHREWIYAALRAQFPGARFYSFAEEHVQKQESFDYRPVSSSGERPEPAIISEYGVRFRADPAGAHKTGFFADQRENRQWLSQQVEGKRVLDLCCNTGGFAVYAKVRGATEVVGVDIDEDVIEIAKGNARLNDVRPRFVQADIFPYLRDAAARGDQYDVVILDPAKMTRDRDQVIPALKKYLDMNKLALGVVAPGGLFATFSCTGLVAEHEFLDMLRRAAYFSGRTIQILKVAGAGADHPFMAHVQESRYLKAVFCRVVD; this is encoded by the coding sequence ATGAATAGTCCCCTGCCCGTTGTCCGCCTCAAGAACGCCTGGCGCTCCAGCCATCCTTGGATCTTCCAGAAACTGGTCGAAAAACCCGCCGCCAAGCCCAAGCCGGGTGCGCTGGTGGACGTGGTCGGGGTGGACGGCGCGTGGGTCGGCCGCGGCTTCTACAACGGCCACTCGCGCATCGCCGTGCGCATCCTCGAGACCCATCCCGACATCGCCGTCGACGAGCACTGGTTCGCGCGCAAGATCGCCGAGGCGGTGTCGCTGCGCCGTGACGTGCTCAAACTCGATGCGGTCAGCGACGCCTGGCGCGTGGTGCATGCCGAGGGCGACGGCCTGTCCGGGCTGGTGGTGGACCGCTACGGCGACTTGCTGGTGGTGGAGTTCTTCAGCGCCGGCATGTTCCGCCACCGCGAGTGGATCTACGCCGCGCTGCGCGCGCAGTTCCCCGGCGCGCGCTTCTACAGCTTCGCCGAAGAGCACGTGCAGAAGCAGGAGAGCTTCGACTACCGGCCGGTGTCCAGCAGCGGCGAGCGCCCGGAGCCGGCGATCATCAGCGAATACGGCGTGCGCTTCCGCGCCGACCCGGCCGGCGCGCACAAGACCGGCTTCTTCGCCGACCAGCGCGAGAACCGCCAATGGCTGAGCCAGCAGGTGGAAGGCAAGCGCGTGCTCGACCTGTGCTGCAACACCGGCGGCTTTGCGGTCTACGCCAAGGTGCGCGGCGCCACCGAGGTGGTCGGCGTGGACATCGACGAGGACGTGATCGAGATCGCCAAGGGCAACGCCCGCCTCAACGACGTGCGGCCCAGGTTCGTGCAGGCCGACATCTTCCCGTACCTGCGCGATGCCGCTGCCCGCGGCGACCAGTACGACGTGGTGATCCTGGACCCGGCCAAGATGACCCGCGACCGCGACCAGGTGATCCCGGCGCTGAAGAAGTACCTGGACATGAACAAGCTGGCGCTGGGCGTGGTCGCCCCGGGCGGCCTGTTCGCCACCTTCTCCTGCACCGGCCTGGTCGCCGAGCACGAGTTCCTGGACATGCTGCGCCGCGCCGCCTACTTCTCCGGCCGCACCATCCAGATCCTGAAGGTGGCCGGTGCCGGCGCCGACCACCCGTTCATGGCCCACGTGCAGGAATCGCGCTACCTCAAGGCGGTGTTCTGCCGCGTGGTGGACTAG
- a CDS encoding TerC family protein, whose amino-acid sequence METIGNVWLWGGFAIVVVVALLADLVLMRHGGPHKVTFKEALWWSIGWIALALAFNAGLWWYLRETIDVATGNRLGLEFLTGYLVEKSLAVDNIFVFLMIMSYFAVPEEQRQRVLVIGVLGAIVLRAVMIFAGSVLLTKFHWLLYVFGAFLLLTGIKMWFSAGKEPDLEANPVLRFMRKHLRLTPQYHGNALSVTQEGKRWFTPLFAVLMLIAITDVIFAVDSIPAIFAITTDPFLVLTSNVFAVLGLRAMFFLLAGMADRFHLLPYGLAIVLVFIGTKMLIIDLYKIPVLVSLLAVAAVIGATIVLSLLRPAKPAH is encoded by the coding sequence ATGGAAACGATAGGCAACGTGTGGTTGTGGGGCGGTTTCGCGATCGTGGTGGTCGTGGCGCTGCTGGCGGACCTGGTGCTGATGCGCCACGGCGGTCCGCACAAGGTCACCTTCAAGGAAGCCCTGTGGTGGAGCATCGGCTGGATCGCGCTGGCGCTGGCGTTCAATGCCGGCCTGTGGTGGTACCTGCGCGAGACCATCGACGTGGCCACCGGCAACCGCCTGGGCCTGGAGTTTTTGACCGGCTACCTGGTCGAGAAGTCGCTGGCGGTCGACAACATCTTCGTGTTCCTGATGATCATGAGCTACTTCGCGGTGCCGGAGGAGCAGCGCCAGCGCGTGCTGGTGATCGGCGTGCTCGGCGCGATCGTGCTGCGCGCGGTGATGATCTTCGCCGGCTCGGTGCTGCTGACCAAGTTCCACTGGCTGCTGTACGTGTTCGGCGCGTTCCTGCTGCTGACCGGCATCAAGATGTGGTTCTCGGCGGGCAAGGAGCCTGACCTGGAAGCCAACCCGGTGCTGCGCTTCATGCGCAAGCATCTGCGCCTGACCCCGCAGTACCACGGCAACGCGCTGAGCGTGACCCAGGAGGGCAAGCGCTGGTTCACCCCGCTGTTCGCGGTGCTGATGCTGATCGCGATCACCGACGTGATCTTCGCGGTGGACAGCATCCCGGCGATCTTCGCGATCACCACCGATCCGTTCCTCGTGCTGACCTCCAACGTGTTCGCGGTGCTGGGCCTGCGCGCGATGTTCTTCCTGCTGGCGGGCATGGCCGACCGCTTCCACCTGCTGCCCTACGGCCTGGCGATCGTGCTGGTGTTCATCGGCACCAAGATGCTGATCATCGACCTGTACAAGATCCCGGTGCTGGTGTCGCTGCTGGCGGTGGCGGCGGTGATCGGCGCGACCATCGTGCTGAGCCTGCTGCGCCCGGCCAAGCCGGCGCACTGA
- a CDS encoding rhomboid family intramembrane serine protease, translated as MDTSSLPSPAPEPDAQGRFDRARILRAFNVSLAFVALLVAVFASQGLFDWRPWAVAPHTAAGLLGVLTAPLLHGSPEHLGANAGALLILGTLAGSVYPRATLAGLPLLWLGSGLGAWWLGDPGSHHLGASGVAHGLLFLVFVLGLLRRDRAAIAASMIAFLFYGGMLVTVLPHQDGVSWQSHLGGAVGGVVAALLLRHRDPLPPRKRYSWEDEEDTDDLLVADDELEPPPPSQVPVLWQPPQAPRGVVLRFPPREERDGG; from the coding sequence ATGGACACCTCTTCGCTCCCCTCGCCCGCGCCCGAGCCCGATGCGCAGGGCCGCTTCGACCGCGCGCGGATCCTGCGTGCCTTCAATGTCAGCCTGGCCTTCGTGGCGCTGCTGGTGGCGGTGTTCGCCAGCCAGGGCCTGTTCGACTGGCGGCCCTGGGCGGTCGCGCCGCACACGGCCGCCGGCCTGCTGGGCGTGCTCACCGCGCCGCTGCTGCACGGCTCGCCGGAGCACCTGGGGGCCAACGCCGGCGCCCTGCTGATCCTGGGCACCCTGGCCGGCAGCGTGTATCCGCGTGCCACCCTGGCCGGGCTGCCGTTGCTGTGGCTGGGCTCGGGCCTGGGCGCTTGGTGGCTGGGCGATCCCGGCAGCCATCACCTGGGCGCCAGCGGCGTCGCCCACGGCCTGCTGTTCCTGGTGTTCGTGCTGGGCTTGCTGCGCCGCGACCGCGCCGCGATCGCCGCCAGCATGATCGCCTTCCTGTTCTACGGCGGCATGCTGGTGACGGTGTTGCCGCACCAGGACGGGGTGTCCTGGCAATCGCACCTGGGCGGCGCCGTGGGCGGCGTGGTCGCCGCGCTGCTGCTGCGCCATCGCGATCCGCTGCCGCCGCGCAAGCGCTACAGCTGGGAGGACGAGGAGGACACCGACGATCTGCTCGTCGCCGACGACGAACTGGAGCCACCGCCGCCGAGTCAGGTGCCGGTGCTGTGGCAGCCGCCGCAGGCGCCGCGCGGGGTGGTGCTGCGCTTCCCGCCGCGCGAGGAGCGTGACGGGGGCTGA
- a CDS encoding phosphatase PAP2 family protein — translation MSVSPICRFRTTAAVLALALAACSGPAVRAPAPAKAVGYLSAAAVPDSLQLLPAPPAAGSPGEALDLAVNREALALRGSARWQQAARDADLSFPNGAGQFACALGVAIDAQHTPHLYTLLERSRIDASAATKAAKRQYQRARPFLRNQQAVCTPGDLDDLRQSGSYPSGHSAIGWAWALTLSEIAPERADALIARGRNYAESRLVCNVHWQSDVLAGRFLGAATVARLHDDPAFRADLAAARGEIAAARAAGRTPAGDCAAEADVLQVRPASAL, via the coding sequence ATGTCCGTGTCGCCCATCTGCCGTTTCCGCACCACCGCCGCCGTGCTGGCGCTTGCCCTGGCCGCCTGCAGCGGCCCCGCGGTGCGGGCGCCGGCGCCGGCCAAGGCCGTGGGCTATCTGTCGGCCGCAGCGGTGCCGGACAGTCTGCAGTTGCTGCCGGCGCCCCCGGCGGCCGGCTCGCCGGGCGAGGCCTTGGACCTGGCGGTCAACCGCGAGGCGCTGGCCCTGCGCGGCAGCGCGCGCTGGCAGCAGGCCGCGCGCGACGCCGATCTGAGCTTCCCCAACGGCGCCGGCCAGTTCGCCTGTGCGCTGGGGGTGGCGATCGACGCGCAACACACCCCGCACCTGTACACCTTGCTGGAGCGCAGCCGCATCGACGCCAGCGCCGCCACCAAGGCGGCCAAGCGCCAGTACCAGCGCGCGCGGCCGTTCCTGCGCAACCAGCAGGCGGTGTGCACCCCGGGCGATCTCGACGACCTGCGCCAGAGCGGCTCGTATCCGTCGGGGCATAGCGCCATCGGCTGGGCGTGGGCGCTGACCCTGAGCGAGATCGCGCCCGAGCGCGCCGATGCGCTGATCGCGCGCGGCCGCAACTACGCCGAGAGCCGGCTGGTGTGCAACGTGCACTGGCAGAGCGACGTGCTCGCCGGCCGCTTCCTGGGCGCGGCCACGGTGGCGCGACTGCACGACGACCCGGCCTTCCGCGCCGACCTGGCCGCGGCCCGCGGCGAGATCGCGGCCGCGCGCGCGGCCGGGCGCACGCCCGCCGGCGACTGCGCCGCCGAAGCCGACGTCCTGCAGGTCCGTCCGGCCAGCGCGCTGTAA
- a CDS encoding methyl-accepting chemotaxis protein: MMRRLLSLPLFWKILLPAAVSILCLLGYIGFSTVVFQRNNGHLEAIRDVHFPVLDTMTRNVAALDKIINGLNGAAAAGDMDMLNATRPIAAQIHASYLKLQKTDPGNAQELARLGKEFDAYYAHASAVAAAFAQQREPDAAEMEAMAPSLERYRTHLNAMHHSADARFRATVQNAVDSSIAANVGGLIVGVLGAVACIVFGWIVARAITRPLRRAIRTAHAVSQGKLDNPIAIDSGDEVGQLLQAMDSMQRQLRRVIQAQTEMGAQHEAGVTSHRIAAAEFPGEFGSMVQASNALVEGHIAVTLRVVELIKRYARGDLSQEMDALPGERAVITESLNDVRRNLLRINGEIQRMAAAAAAGDFTARSDEAAFDFDFRQILVDLNQLMSTADRNLSALSSLLQAVASGDLTGRMHGEFEGVFARMRDDANATVARLTEIVGRIQNSSASIDSAAAEIAAGNDDLSRRTEQQAASLEETAASMEELTSTVKQNAEYAQQANRLAAGAAAVAVQGGNVVGQVVSTMEGIASSSRRIGDIIGVIDGIAFQTNILALNAAVEAARAGEQGRGFAVVASEVRTLAQRSANAAKEIKGLIEESVERVADGSALVDQAGTTMQEIVASVQRVTDIMGEISAASREQSAGIEQVNTTVAQMDQATQQNAALVEEATASARAMEEEAGQLSQLVALFRLGAPAPTPAPVSRVVEGSPVAASPAAVEDALDA; the protein is encoded by the coding sequence ATGATGAGACGTCTGCTTTCCCTGCCGTTGTTCTGGAAGATCCTGCTGCCGGCGGCGGTGTCGATCCTGTGCCTGCTGGGCTACATCGGCTTCAGTACCGTGGTGTTCCAGCGCAACAACGGGCATCTGGAGGCGATCCGCGACGTGCACTTCCCGGTGCTGGACACCATGACGCGCAACGTCGCGGCGCTGGACAAGATCATCAATGGACTGAACGGCGCGGCGGCGGCCGGCGACATGGACATGCTCAACGCGACCCGTCCGATCGCCGCGCAGATCCACGCGTCCTACCTGAAGCTGCAGAAGACCGACCCGGGCAACGCCCAGGAGCTGGCGCGCCTGGGCAAGGAGTTCGACGCGTACTACGCGCACGCCTCGGCCGTGGCCGCGGCGTTCGCGCAGCAGCGCGAACCCGACGCGGCAGAGATGGAGGCGATGGCGCCCTCGCTGGAGCGTTACCGCACCCACCTCAACGCGATGCACCACAGCGCCGACGCGCGTTTCCGCGCCACGGTGCAGAACGCCGTGGACAGCTCGATCGCCGCCAATGTCGGCGGCCTGATCGTGGGCGTGCTCGGTGCGGTCGCCTGCATCGTCTTCGGCTGGATCGTGGCGCGCGCCATCACCCGACCGTTGCGGCGCGCCATCCGCACCGCGCATGCGGTGTCGCAGGGCAAGCTGGACAATCCCATCGCCATCGACAGCGGCGACGAGGTCGGGCAATTGCTGCAGGCCATGGACAGCATGCAGCGCCAGCTGCGCCGCGTGATCCAGGCGCAGACCGAGATGGGGGCGCAGCACGAGGCCGGCGTCACCAGCCACCGCATCGCCGCCGCCGAGTTCCCTGGCGAGTTCGGCAGCATGGTCCAGGCGAGCAACGCCCTGGTCGAGGGGCACATCGCGGTGACCCTGCGCGTGGTCGAGCTGATCAAGCGCTACGCGCGCGGCGACCTGTCGCAGGAAATGGACGCGCTGCCGGGCGAACGTGCGGTCATCACCGAATCGCTCAACGACGTGCGCCGCAACCTGTTGCGGATCAACGGCGAGATCCAGCGCATGGCCGCGGCGGCCGCAGCCGGCGACTTCACCGCGCGCAGCGACGAGGCCGCCTTCGACTTCGACTTCCGGCAGATCCTGGTCGACCTCAACCAGCTGATGAGCACGGCCGATCGCAACCTCAGCGCGCTGTCCTCGCTGCTGCAGGCAGTGGCCAGCGGCGACCTGACCGGGCGCATGCACGGCGAGTTCGAGGGCGTGTTCGCGCGCATGCGCGACGACGCCAACGCCACCGTCGCGCGGTTGACCGAGATCGTCGGCCGCATCCAGAACTCGTCCGCGTCCATCGATTCGGCCGCCGCCGAGATCGCCGCCGGCAACGACGACCTGTCGCGCCGCACCGAGCAGCAGGCGGCGAGCCTGGAAGAAACCGCCGCCTCGATGGAAGAGCTGACCTCCACCGTCAAGCAGAACGCCGAGTACGCGCAGCAGGCCAACCGCCTGGCGGCCGGCGCCGCCGCGGTGGCCGTGCAGGGCGGCAACGTGGTCGGCCAGGTGGTGAGCACGATGGAGGGCATCGCCTCTTCGTCCCGGCGCATCGGCGACATCATCGGCGTGATCGACGGCATCGCCTTCCAGACCAACATCCTGGCCTTGAACGCCGCGGTGGAAGCCGCGCGCGCCGGCGAACAGGGCCGCGGCTTCGCGGTGGTCGCCAGCGAGGTGCGTACGCTGGCGCAGCGCTCGGCCAATGCGGCCAAGGAGATCAAGGGCCTGATCGAGGAGTCGGTCGAGCGCGTGGCCGATGGTTCGGCGCTGGTCGACCAGGCCGGCACCACCATGCAGGAAATCGTGGCCTCGGTGCAGCGCGTCACCGACATCATGGGCGAGATCTCGGCGGCCTCGCGCGAGCAGTCGGCGGGCATCGAGCAGGTCAACACCACGGTGGCGCAGATGGATCAGGCCACCCAGCAGAATGCGGCCCTGGTCGAAGAGGCCACGGCCTCGGCGCGCGCCATGGAAGAGGAAGCCGGGCAGCTGAGCCAGCTGGTCGCGCTGTTCCGCCTGGGCGCGCCGGCACCGACGCCGGCACCGGTGTCGCGGGTCGTGGAAGGCAGCCCGGTCGCGGCGTCGCCGGCGGCCGTGGAGGACGCGCTCGACGCGTGA